Proteins from a single region of Flavobacterium sp. YJ01:
- the hutH gene encoding histidine ammonia-lyase produces MREIHYISTETITLETLQEILGNNKMLELSEEAKVNVQKCRDYLDKKMATHTAPIYGINTGFGSLYSVKISNENLSKLQENLVKSHACGTGEEVPAEIVKMMLLLKIQSLSYGHSGVQLITLQRLVDFYNNDILPIIYTQGSLGASGDLAPLAHLSLPLIGEGIVLFEGKKVASAEVLKHFNWEPIVLQSKEGLALLNGTQFMSAYGAHILIKAYKYSYLADLIGTISLEGFDGRIEPFNELIHYIRPHKGQIVTAQRITEFLDGSEIIAQEKKHVQDPYSFRCMPQVHGASKDAIDYVRKVFKTEINSVTDNPNIFIEADQIISGGNFHGQPLALALDFMAIALAELGSISERRTYQLISGLRNLPAFLVDNPGLNSGFMIPQYTAASIASQNKQLATPSSIDSIVSSNGQEDHVSMGANGATKALRILDNLERILAIELLNASQAIAYREPLKSSNFIEMFVNSYREVVPLVKEDRILHNDIENTVLFLKSFQIENDLLTMA; encoded by the coding sequence ATGAGAGAGATCCATTATATAAGTACTGAAACTATAACTTTAGAAACATTACAAGAGATTTTAGGCAATAATAAAATGCTTGAATTATCTGAAGAAGCTAAAGTGAACGTTCAGAAATGCCGTGATTATTTAGATAAAAAAATGGCAACACACACAGCGCCAATCTATGGAATTAATACTGGTTTTGGATCTTTATATAGTGTAAAAATTTCTAATGAAAACTTATCTAAACTTCAGGAAAATCTAGTAAAATCTCATGCTTGCGGAACAGGAGAGGAAGTTCCTGCTGAAATCGTAAAAATGATGTTGTTGCTTAAAATTCAATCTTTAAGTTATGGGCACTCTGGCGTTCAGTTAATTACATTGCAGCGATTAGTTGATTTTTATAATAATGATATTCTTCCAATAATATATACCCAAGGTTCGCTTGGAGCTTCTGGAGATTTAGCTCCTTTAGCACATTTATCTTTACCATTAATTGGAGAAGGAATTGTTCTTTTTGAAGGAAAAAAAGTAGCTTCTGCTGAGGTTCTAAAACATTTTAACTGGGAACCAATCGTTTTACAGTCAAAAGAAGGTTTGGCTTTATTAAACGGAACTCAGTTTATGAGTGCTTATGGAGCTCATATTTTAATTAAAGCTTATAAATATTCTTATTTGGCAGATTTAATTGGAACAATTTCTTTAGAAGGTTTTGATGGAAGAATTGAGCCATTTAATGAATTGATACATTATATTCGTCCACACAAAGGACAAATCGTAACGGCGCAAAGAATTACTGAATTCTTAGACGGAAGTGAAATTATTGCTCAAGAAAAGAAACACGTTCAAGATCCGTATTCTTTCCGTTGTATGCCTCAAGTTCACGGAGCTTCAAAAGATGCAATTGATTACGTTAGAAAAGTATTCAAAACCGAAATTAATTCGGTAACTGATAATCCTAATATATTTATAGAGGCAGATCAGATTATTTCTGGTGGAAATTTCCACGGACAGCCTTTAGCTTTGGCTTTAGACTTTATGGCGATTGCTTTAGCAGAATTAGGAAGTATTTCTGAAAGAAGAACGTATCAATTAATTTCAGGTTTGCGTAATCTTCCTGCATTTTTGGTAGATAATCCAGGATTAAATTCAGGATTTATGATTCCGCAATACACCGCAGCAAGTATTGCGAGCCAGAACAAGCAATTGGCAACACCATCAAGTATAGATAGTATCGTTTCTAGCAACGGTCAGGAAGATCATGTGAGTATGGGAGCAAACGGAGCAACAAAAGCCTTACGAATTTTAGACAATTTAGAACGTATTTTAGCAATTGAATTGTTGAATGCTTCACAAGCAATTGCGTATAGAGAGCCACTAAAATCAAGTAATTTTATCGAAATGTTTGTTAACAGCTATAGAGAAGTTGTGCCTTTAGTAAAAGAAGATCGAATCTTACATAATGACATAGAAAACACGGTTTTATTCCTTAAGAGTTTCCAAATAGAAAAC
- the thrA gene encoding bifunctional aspartate kinase/homoserine dehydrogenase I encodes MKVLKFGGTSVANAQNIKLVLEIVKQKAQQDQLVVVVSALSKVTDLLQSAAAKAAANDESFRDVVAEIEKKHLDTLKELIPVSEQSSLLSHVKRIINHLETLLDGCFLLGELSPRTADTILSFGELLSSFIIAKAYQQINSDAVYKDSRELIKTDNNFGKATVNFEVSNQLIKEYFAENKSKINILPGFIAQTLDGITSTLGRGGSDYTAAIIAGALDAEQLEIWTDVNGMFTANPKIVKQAQPIANISYQEAMELSHFGAKVLYPPTIQPVLRKNIPILIKNTFEPEAVGTLISNQISSNDTVVKGISHIDHISLLTLEGPGMIGVAGSSRRLFEVLSQEKINVIFITQASSEHSICIGILNSDAENAENAINKAFEIEISQNKIDPCYVEKDLCIIALVGENMKNHQGLSGRMFSTLGKNNVNIRAIAQGASERNISTVINERDVKKALNTLHENFFEENTKQLNLFVMGVGNVGEKFIEQIHSQKKFLKDNLKINVRVIALSNSRKMIFDEDGISLKNWDSALSEGEPASIEEFIKKAKELNLRNSIFVDITANATVSEAYEKFLKESIAVVTCNKIACSSAYDNYKKLKSLSRQYNAPFLFETNVGAGLPIIDTVKNLIASGDKVHKIQAVLSGSLNFIFNNFDENNSFHDVVKEAGVQGFTEPDPKIDLSGIDVARKILILIRESGYEMDIDAIANESFLPAECLVTTNNEDFFASLIKHASHFEGIYKEALVKDSRLKYVAQFENGKASVGLQFIPKDHPFYNLEGKDNIVLFYTDRYVDQPLLIKGAGAGAAVTASGIFADVIRIGNI; translated from the coding sequence ATGAAAGTATTAAAATTTGGCGGAACTTCGGTAGCCAATGCTCAAAATATAAAACTCGTTCTTGAAATTGTTAAACAAAAAGCACAACAAGATCAATTAGTTGTTGTTGTTTCCGCTTTAAGTAAGGTAACAGATTTATTGCAATCTGCAGCGGCAAAAGCGGCAGCAAACGACGAAAGCTTTAGAGATGTTGTTGCTGAAATCGAGAAAAAACACCTTGACACGCTGAAAGAATTAATTCCTGTTAGTGAGCAAAGCAGTTTGTTGAGTCACGTAAAAAGAATCATCAATCATTTAGAAACTTTATTAGATGGTTGTTTCTTATTGGGTGAATTATCGCCAAGAACTGCCGACACTATTTTGAGTTTTGGAGAATTACTTTCTTCTTTTATTATTGCGAAAGCTTACCAGCAAATTAATAGCGACGCTGTTTACAAAGATAGCCGTGAATTAATTAAAACAGATAATAACTTCGGAAAAGCAACTGTAAATTTCGAAGTTTCAAATCAATTAATAAAAGAGTATTTTGCTGAGAATAAATCTAAAATCAATATTCTTCCTGGATTTATTGCGCAGACTTTAGACGGAATCACTTCGACTTTAGGGCGTGGAGGTTCTGATTATACTGCCGCGATTATCGCAGGCGCACTTGATGCTGAACAATTGGAAATCTGGACAGACGTAAACGGAATGTTTACTGCTAATCCTAAAATTGTAAAACAAGCACAACCAATTGCGAATATTTCTTATCAAGAAGCGATGGAATTATCGCATTTTGGTGCTAAAGTTTTATATCCTCCAACAATTCAGCCAGTTTTAAGAAAAAACATTCCGATTTTAATTAAAAATACTTTTGAGCCAGAAGCTGTAGGAACTTTAATTTCAAATCAAATTTCATCCAATGATACTGTTGTAAAAGGAATCAGCCATATTGATCATATTTCTTTATTAACACTTGAAGGCCCAGGAATGATTGGAGTTGCAGGTTCTTCTAGACGTTTGTTCGAAGTATTGTCTCAGGAAAAAATCAACGTTATTTTTATTACTCAGGCGTCTTCTGAACATTCTATTTGTATCGGAATTTTAAATTCTGATGCTGAAAATGCTGAAAATGCAATTAACAAAGCTTTTGAGATTGAAATTTCGCAAAACAAAATCGATCCTTGTTATGTAGAAAAAGACCTTTGCATTATTGCTTTGGTGGGTGAAAACATGAAAAATCACCAAGGTCTAAGCGGAAGAATGTTCAGTACTTTAGGAAAAAACAACGTAAACATTCGTGCGATTGCGCAAGGTGCTTCTGAAAGAAATATTTCGACAGTAATTAACGAAAGAGACGTTAAAAAAGCGTTGAATACTTTACACGAAAATTTCTTCGAAGAAAACACAAAACAGCTCAATTTATTTGTAATGGGAGTTGGAAATGTGGGAGAAAAATTCATCGAGCAAATTCATAGCCAAAAGAAATTCTTAAAAGATAATTTAAAAATAAATGTTCGCGTAATTGCTTTATCAAACTCAAGAAAAATGATTTTTGATGAAGACGGAATTTCTCTAAAAAATTGGGATTCCGCTTTAAGCGAAGGCGAACCAGCAAGTATCGAAGAATTCATCAAAAAAGCAAAAGAACTGAATTTACGTAACAGCATTTTTGTTGACATTACAGCAAATGCAACAGTTTCTGAAGCTTACGAGAAATTCTTAAAAGAAAGTATTGCCGTTGTAACTTGCAACAAAATTGCTTGTTCTTCTGCTTACGACAATTATAAAAAACTAAAAAGTTTATCTCGCCAATACAACGCTCCGTTTTTATTTGAAACGAATGTTGGCGCGGGATTGCCAATTATTGATACAGTAAAAAATCTGATTGCATCTGGAGATAAAGTGCATAAAATTCAAGCGGTTTTATCGGGAAGTTTGAACTTTATTTTCAACAATTTTGACGAAAACAATTCTTTTCACGATGTGGTAAAAGAAGCTGGAGTTCAAGGATTCACAGAACCAGATCCAAAAATTGACTTAAGCGGAATTGACGTAGCTCGTAAAATCTTAATCTTAATTCGCGAAAGCGGTTACGAAATGGATATTGACGCCATTGCAAACGAATCGTTCCTGCCAGCAGAATGTTTAGTAACAACAAACAACGAAGATTTCTTCGCATCGTTAATCAAACACGCTTCTCATTTTGAAGGTATTTATAAAGAAGCTTTAGTCAAAGATTCAAGGTTGAAATACGTTGCTCAATTCGAAAACGGAAAAGCAAGCGTAGGTCTGCAATTCATCCCGAAAGATCATCCTTTTTACAATTTAGAAGGAAAAGACAATATCGTGCTTTTCTACACAGATCGTTACGTAGATCAGCCTTTATTAATAAAAGGAGCCGGAGCTGGTGCAGCAGTAACAGCATCAGGAATTTTTGCTGACGTTATTAGAATAGGAAATATCTAA
- a CDS encoding homoserine kinase yields the protein MEIKLFCPATIANLSCGFDVLGLCLDNAGDEMIVRKVDQKGVRITKIVGADLPLETEKNVSGVAALAMLETLGELDFGFEIEIYKNIKAGSGIGSSAASSAGAVFGINELLGKPYSRKDLVQFAMQGEKLASGNAHADNVAPALLGAFTLVRSYSPLDIIRIDSPEELYATVVHPQIELKTSDARSVLKQNVSLKSAITQWGNVGGLVAGLYTKDYDLIGRSLHDEIVEPVRSVLIPGFDQIKQTAYENGALGSGISGSGPSIFALSKGKETAEKIAKAMSDVYEKMNLPYEIHVSKINPDGVRIL from the coding sequence ATGGAAATTAAACTATTTTGCCCAGCAACTATCGCCAATCTCTCATGCGGATTTGACGTACTTGGACTTTGCTTAGACAATGCGGGCGATGAAATGATTGTTCGAAAAGTCGATCAAAAAGGAGTTCGAATCACTAAAATTGTCGGTGCCGATTTGCCTTTAGAAACCGAGAAAAACGTTTCTGGAGTGGCGGCTTTGGCCATGCTTGAAACTTTAGGCGAACTGGATTTTGGATTTGAAATCGAAATTTATAAAAACATAAAAGCTGGAAGCGGAATCGGAAGCAGTGCTGCAAGTTCTGCCGGAGCGGTTTTCGGAATTAATGAATTATTGGGAAAACCGTATTCTCGTAAAGATTTGGTTCAGTTTGCGATGCAAGGCGAAAAATTAGCCAGCGGAAACGCGCACGCCGACAACGTTGCTCCTGCCCTTTTAGGCGCTTTTACTTTGGTAAGAAGTTATTCGCCTTTAGATATTATTAGAATTGATAGCCCAGAGGAATTGTACGCAACAGTTGTTCACCCGCAAATTGAGTTAAAAACGTCTGATGCACGTTCGGTTTTAAAGCAAAACGTTTCCCTAAAAAGTGCTATTACGCAATGGGGTAACGTAGGCGGATTGGTTGCTGGTCTTTACACTAAAGATTACGATTTAATAGGAAGATCACTTCACGACGAAATTGTTGAACCTGTACGAAGCGTTTTAATTCCAGGTTTTGATCAAATCAAACAAACGGCTTACGAAAACGGCGCTTTAGGTTCTGGAATTTCAGGTTCTGGCCCATCGATTTTCGCTTTAAGCAAAGGAAAAGAAACCGCCGAAAAAATCGCAAAAGCCATGAGCGACGTTTACGAAAAAATGAATTTACCGTATGAAATTCACGTTTCGAAGATTAATCCAGACGGCGTCCGCATTTTGTAG
- the thrC gene encoding threonine synthase: MKYYSLNHNAPKVSFQEAVIQGLATDKGLYFPESITPLDPSFFDKIESLSHEEIAFEAIKQFVGDEIPAEKLKEIIAETLVFDFPVVKVENGIYSLELFHGPTMAFKDVGARFMSRCLGYFNKDKKDAKNTVLVATSGDTGGAVASGFLGVDGVDVVILYPSGKVSDIQEKQLTTLGQNIKALEVDGVFDDCQDMVKKAFLDETLAHKNLTSANSINIARWLPQMFYFFFAYKALKSQNKPLVFSCPSGNFGNICAGIMAKKLGLPIEHFVASTNVNDTVPRFLENGKYDPKPSKATISNAMDVGNPSNFIRIQELYNNDLKAFEKDFSSYSYTDEETLEALKKIYKTDGYIAEPHGAVGYLGLKKELEKHPNAIGIFLETAHPIKFLDVVEPALGISLPIPAQIESVINEEKVSVKIASYEELKSFLG; this comes from the coding sequence ATGAAATACTACAGTTTAAACCATAATGCCCCAAAAGTTTCTTTTCAAGAAGCTGTTATACAAGGATTAGCAACTGACAAAGGATTATATTTCCCAGAAAGCATAACACCGCTTGATCCTTCTTTTTTTGATAAAATCGAAAGTTTAAGCCATGAAGAAATTGCTTTTGAAGCGATTAAACAATTTGTTGGTGACGAAATCCCAGCAGAAAAACTAAAAGAAATTATTGCCGAAACTTTAGTTTTTGATTTTCCGGTGGTGAAAGTCGAAAACGGAATCTATTCGTTAGAATTATTTCACGGGCCTACAATGGCGTTTAAAGACGTTGGAGCGCGTTTTATGTCACGTTGTTTGGGTTATTTCAATAAAGACAAAAAAGATGCTAAAAACACTGTTTTAGTTGCCACTTCTGGAGATACAGGCGGAGCCGTTGCGAGCGGATTTTTAGGTGTTGACGGCGTTGATGTTGTCATTTTATATCCATCAGGAAAAGTAAGCGATATTCAGGAAAAACAATTGACGACTTTAGGGCAAAACATTAAAGCGCTTGAAGTGGACGGCGTTTTTGATGATTGCCAGGATATGGTAAAAAAAGCGTTTTTAGATGAAACTTTAGCACATAAAAACCTGACTTCTGCAAACTCAATTAATATTGCGCGCTGGTTACCGCAAATGTTTTATTTCTTCTTTGCTTACAAAGCCTTGAAAAGCCAAAACAAACCTTTAGTTTTCTCTTGCCCAAGCGGAAACTTCGGGAATATCTGCGCGGGAATTATGGCAAAGAAATTAGGTTTGCCAATTGAGCATTTTGTAGCCTCTACAAACGTAAACGACACGGTACCAAGATTCTTAGAAAACGGAAAATACGATCCAAAACCTTCTAAAGCAACAATCTCTAACGCAATGGACGTTGGAAACCCAAGTAACTTTATTAGAATTCAGGAATTATACAATAATGACTTAAAAGCTTTCGAAAAAGATTTCTCTTCTTATAGTTATACTGATGAAGAAACGCTTGAAGCTCTAAAGAAAATCTACAAAACAGACGGTTATATCGCAGAACCACACGGCGCTGTTGGATATTTAGGTTTGAAAAAAGAATTGGAAAAACATCCTAACGCAATTGGTATTTTCTTAGAAACGGCGCATCCTATTAAGTTTTTAGATGTTGTTGAACCTGCTTTAGGAATTTCACTTCCTATTCCTGCTCAAATTGAGAGTGTTATTAATGAGGAGAAAGTTAGTGTTAAGATTGCGAGTTATGAGGAGTTGAAGAGTTTCTTAGGGTAA
- a CDS encoding carboxypeptidase, whose product MKKILLSFLLVGFLTAYSQESKPKVTPTPPIAKEENSPSNLTFNPDYQVVTNHTTTIKGQKVSYKATTGTMPVWDEDGKAIAGLFYTYYERSDVKDRDSRPLVISFNGGPGSASVWMQIAYTGPSLLNIDDEGYPLQPYGIKENPYSILDVADIVFVNPVNTAYSRPTSKEIPNSKFFGVNADIKYLADWINGFVTRSNRWASPKYLIGESYGTTRVSGLALQLQNNQWMYLNGVILVSPTDLGISRGVVSDAALKLPYFAATAWYHKMLSPDLQNKDLTDMLPEVENFTINELLPALSKGGSLEEQKRKEIATKMARYSGISEKVILQNNLDVPYDYFWKELLRDQGFTIGRLDSRYKGIDRKDSGESVDFNAELTSWLHSFTPSINLYLRNNLNYKTDFKYNMFGSVHPWDRSNDKTGENLRQAMAQNPYLHVMVQSGYYDGACDYFNAKYDLWQMDPSGRLNNRMSWKGYRSGHMMYLRKADLETANEDIRTFIKQSLPKPSEPAKY is encoded by the coding sequence ATGAAAAAGATATTACTTTCATTTCTTTTAGTTGGATTTTTAACTGCCTACTCTCAGGAATCAAAACCAAAAGTTACTCCTACACCTCCAATTGCAAAAGAAGAAAACTCTCCTTCTAATCTTACTTTTAATCCAGATTATCAAGTCGTAACCAATCATACCACAACAATAAAAGGTCAAAAAGTTTCGTACAAAGCCACAACAGGAACTATGCCTGTTTGGGATGAAGATGGAAAAGCAATTGCGGGATTATTTTATACATACTATGAGCGTTCTGATGTAAAAGATCGCGATTCTCGCCCTTTAGTGATTTCATTTAATGGCGGTCCTGGTTCTGCTTCGGTTTGGATGCAGATTGCTTATACAGGTCCAAGTTTATTAAATATTGATGATGAAGGATATCCTTTGCAACCTTACGGAATAAAAGAAAATCCTTATTCGATTTTAGATGTTGCTGATATCGTTTTTGTAAATCCGGTTAATACAGCTTATTCAAGACCTACAAGCAAAGAAATCCCTAATTCAAAATTCTTTGGCGTAAATGCCGACATTAAATACCTAGCCGATTGGATCAATGGTTTTGTAACTCGATCGAATCGTTGGGCTTCACCAAAATATCTTATTGGCGAAAGTTATGGCACTACTCGAGTTTCGGGATTAGCGCTTCAATTGCAAAACAATCAATGGATGTATCTTAACGGAGTAATTTTAGTATCTCCAACAGATTTAGGAATAAGCCGTGGAGTTGTTTCTGATGCCGCTCTTAAATTGCCTTATTTTGCTGCTACGGCTTGGTATCATAAAATGCTAAGTCCAGACCTTCAAAACAAAGATTTAACGGATATGCTGCCAGAAGTAGAAAATTTCACCATAAACGAGCTTCTTCCTGCATTGAGTAAAGGAGGTTCTTTAGAAGAACAAAAAAGAAAGGAAATTGCCACTAAAATGGCACGCTATTCTGGTATTTCAGAAAAAGTTATTTTGCAAAACAATCTAGACGTTCCTTATGATTATTTCTGGAAAGAATTGTTAAGAGATCAAGGTTTTACGATTGGAAGACTTGATTCAAGATACAAAGGAATTGACCGCAAGGATTCTGGAGAAAGCGTTGATTTTAATGCCGAACTTACTTCTTGGTTGCATTCGTTTACGCCTTCTATCAATCTGTATCTGCGCAATAATTTGAATTATAAAACTGATTTTAAATACAATATGTTTGGTTCTGTACATCCTTGGGACAGATCTAATGATAAAACAGGAGAAAATCTAAGACAGGCGATGGCACAAAATCCTTATTTGCATGTAATGGTGCAATCTGGATATTATGACGGTGCTTGCGATTACTTTAATGCAAAATATGATTTATGGCAAATGGATCCAAGCGGAAGACTAAACAATAGAATGTCATGGAAAGGTTACAGAAGTGGTCATATGATGTATTTAAGAAAAGCCGATTTAGAAACTGCAAATGAAGACATCAGAACATTTATAAAGCAATCGTTGCCTAAACCGAGCGAACCTGCAAAATATTAA
- a CDS encoding GNAT family N-acetyltransferase gives MITKALLEDIPALTTLINSAYRGETSKKGWTTEAHLLEGKRTDEEEMTEIFLDPKNTILKFTENDKIIGSVLLVEKGNQLYLGMLTVSPELQNSGIGKKLLAEAENHAKALGLSSIIMTVISVREELIAWYKRHGYVDTGEREAFPESEIHVTVSDEPLEFIYLEKKI, from the coding sequence ATGATTACAAAAGCATTACTCGAAGACATTCCAGCATTAACAACTTTAATAAATTCAGCCTACAGAGGCGAAACCTCTAAAAAAGGCTGGACAACCGAAGCGCATTTACTAGAAGGAAAAAGAACCGATGAAGAGGAAATGACCGAAATCTTTCTTGATCCAAAAAATACGATTCTGAAATTTACAGAGAATGACAAAATCATCGGTTCGGTTTTGTTGGTAGAAAAAGGAAATCAATTGTATTTAGGAATGCTGACCGTTTCGCCAGAACTTCAAAATAGTGGAATCGGGAAAAAGCTTTTGGCCGAAGCCGAAAATCATGCTAAAGCACTTGGTTTATCTAGTATCATTATGACGGTCATTTCGGTTCGTGAAGAACTTATTGCGTGGTACAAACGTCACGGTTATGTTGACACAGGCGAAAGAGAAGCTTTTCCTGAAAGTGAAATTCATGTTACGGTTTCTGATGAACCTTTGGAGTTTATTTATTTGGAGAAAAAGATTTAA
- a CDS encoding DUF3037 domain-containing protein, which yields MQDNHLYEYAVIRVVPRVEREEFLNIGIILFCKKAKFIKVLFHLNKEKIQALSADFDIEQLECNLTSLEKIASGAKDGGPIAEFEIPERFRWLTAIRSSAIQTSRPHPGLTQDLEKTIQRLFTELVL from the coding sequence ATGCAAGATAATCACTTATACGAATATGCTGTTATTCGTGTTGTGCCAAGGGTAGAGCGCGAAGAATTCCTGAATATCGGAATCATTTTGTTTTGCAAAAAAGCCAAATTTATAAAAGTTCTTTTTCATTTAAATAAAGAAAAAATACAAGCACTTTCTGCCGATTTCGATATCGAACAATTAGAATGCAATTTAACTTCACTAGAAAAAATCGCAAGCGGAGCCAAAGACGGTGGTCCAATTGCAGAATTTGAAATTCCTGAAAGATTTAGATGGTTAACGGCAATTCGAAGTTCTGCAATTCAAACTTCAAGACCTCATCCGGGTTTGACTCAAGATTTAGAGAAGACGATTCAACGTTTGTTTACAGAACTTGTTTTGTAG
- a CDS encoding HipA family kinase: MKNFDLRTVNVMRYITPLREGGSLPALAEADDDFKYVLKFRGAGHGVKALIAELVGGQIAKALKLQLPELVFANLDEAFGRTEADEEIQDLLQGSQGLNLALHFLSGAITFDPAVTTVDAKLASQIVWLDAYITNVDRTFKNTNMLIWHKELWLIDHGACLYFHHSWNNWEQHAKSPFALIKDHVLLPQASLLKEVDAEFKAILTPEILEEIVNTIPEDWLQWEDADETPEGLRNVYLQFLKTRLENSEIFVNQAQNAR, translated from the coding sequence ATGAAAAACTTCGATCTCAGAACGGTAAACGTCATGCGATATATAACGCCACTGCGTGAAGGCGGTTCTTTACCCGCTTTGGCAGAAGCCGATGACGATTTTAAATACGTATTAAAATTTAGAGGAGCTGGACACGGTGTAAAAGCTCTTATAGCCGAATTAGTAGGCGGGCAAATAGCAAAAGCTTTAAAACTGCAATTACCAGAATTAGTATTCGCAAACCTCGATGAAGCTTTCGGAAGAACCGAAGCCGACGAAGAAATTCAGGATTTACTGCAAGGAAGTCAGGGATTAAATTTGGCGCTTCACTTTTTATCGGGAGCAATAACTTTTGATCCTGCGGTTACAACTGTCGATGCAAAATTAGCGTCGCAAATTGTTTGGCTCGATGCATATATTACCAACGTAGACAGAACTTTCAAAAACACCAATATGTTGATCTGGCATAAAGAATTATGGCTTATTGATCATGGAGCGTGTTTGTATTTTCATCATTCTTGGAACAATTGGGAACAACATGCTAAAAGTCCGTTTGCATTGATTAAAGATCACGTTTTATTGCCACAAGCTTCGCTTTTAAAAGAAGTCGATGCCGAGTTTAAAGCGATTTTAACACCAGAAATTTTAGAAGAAATTGTAAATACGATTCCAGAAGATTGGCTTCAGTGGGAAGACGCAGACGAAACGCCAGAAGGATTGCGAAACGTTTATTTACAGTTTTTAAAAACAAGATTAGAGAATTCAGAAATATTTGTAAATCAGGCTCAAAATGCAAGATAA